One window of Alosa sapidissima isolate fAloSap1 chromosome 21, fAloSap1.pri, whole genome shotgun sequence genomic DNA carries:
- the rnf121 gene encoding RING finger protein 121 isoform X2, whose product MAGVFEVEVDGVEHNHDHGHHAEEAVIDISQLSPEEKWRLEHARMHAKHKGHEAMHAEMVLILIVTLVIAQLVLVQWKQRHPKSYNMITLFQMWIVPLYFTTKLHWWRFLITWFIFSMVTAFVTFRATRKPLTCTTPRLVYKWFLLLYKISYTTGIIGYIVIMFTLFGLNLLFRIKPEDAMDFGVSLLFYGLYYGVLGRDFAEMCADFMASTIGYYTTSGMPTKSLSDNICAVCGQPILVDVSEEGIIENTYRLSCNHVFHEFCIRGWCIVGKKQTCPYCKEKVDLKRMFSNPWERPHVMYGQLLDWLRYLVAWQPVIIGLVQAINYFLGLE is encoded by the exons ATTGATATTTCCCAGCTCTCACCGGAGGAGAAATGGAG GTTAGAGCATGCCAGGATGCATGCCAAGCATAAGGGCCACGAGGCAATGCATGCTGAAATGGTTCTCATCCTTATTGTCACACTTGTCATCGCTCAGCTCGTGCTGGTACAGTGGAAGCAGAGACACCCAAAATCGTACAAC ATGATAACATTATTCCAGATGTGGATAGTACCACTGTACTTCACCACTAAATTGCACTGGTGGCGATTTCTTATAACTTGGTTCATCTTCTCTATGGTGACTGCTTTTGTTACCTTCCGTGCCACACGAAAGCCACTGACATGTACCACTCCAAG GCTGGTATATAAATGGTTCCTCTTGCTGTACAAGATCAGCTACACCACAGGGATCATTGGATACATTGTCATCATGTTTACCCTTTTTGGCCTTAACCTGCTTTTTAG GATAAAGCCAGAAGATGCTATGGACTTTGGTGTGTCTTTGCTCTTTTATGGTCTTTACTACGGTGTCCTCGGCCGTGACTTTGCAGAGATGTGTGCTGACTTCATGGCTTCAACCATAGGG TACTATACAACATCTGGGATGCCTACCAAAAGCCTGTCAGACAACATTTGTGCTGTTTGTGGCCAGCCAATTCTGGTGGATGTCAGTGAGGAGGGCATCATTGAAAATACCTACAGATTGTCCTGCAACCATGT ATTCCATGAATTCTGCATTAGGGGCTGGTGCATTGTGGGGAAGAAACAGACCTGCCCATACTGCAAAGAGAAGGTGGACCTGAAAAGAATGTTCAGCAACCC ATGGGAAAGACCGCATGTTATGTATGGACAACTGTTGGACTGGCTTCGCTATCTGGTTGCTTGGCAACCAGTAATAATTGGACTAGTGCAAGCAATTAACTACTTTTTAGGACTGGAATGA
- the cyhr1 gene encoding cysteine and histidine-rich protein 1 isoform X1 produces MASLEDRGDMGVAAASGSSGGGHVAGAMGGGLEAGPGGAGLPGIQEEPGLRREASSTDADPEAPRKKRIRLQEGESGKLEERLYSVLCCTVCLDLPKASVYQCTNGHLMCAGCFIHLLADARLKEEQATCPNCRCEISKSLCCRNLAVEKAVSELPTDCSFCLKQFPRSSLERHQNEECQDRPKYVLLGLRVTRCKYVRIGCPWQGPFHELPAHEAACCHPSKSGQELMGILSDMDQQHRRELTLYSSIFNLLCFEKIGFTEVQFRPYRTDDFITRLYYETPRFTVLNQTWVLKARVNDSERNPNLSCKRTLSFQLILKSKVNATLECHFLLLKGPYDDVKIQPVIQHHVFSNDANETEYAPLPITDSVECNKLLAAKNINLRLFIFQIQK; encoded by the exons ATGGCTTCGTTAGAGGACCGTGGGGATATGGGGGTTGCAGCTGCCTCGGGTTCCTCCGGTGGGGGGCACGTAGCCGGGGCCATGGGAGGAGGCCTGGAGGCCGGACCAGGGGGCGCTGGACTGCCAGGGATTCAAGAGGAGCCAGGGCTGCGAAGAGAGGCCTCCAGTACAGACGCCGACCCAGAGGCACCTCGGAAGAAGCGCATTCGACTTCAGGAAGGCGAGTCTGGAAAGCTCGAGGAGCGGTTGTACTCAGTGCTCTGTTGCACTGTATGCCTAGACCTGCCAAAGGCATCGGTTTATCAG TGTACGAATGGGCATTTGATGTGTGCAGGTTGTTTTATCCACCTGCTTGCTGATGCACGTCTAAAGGAGGAGCAGGCTACCTGCCCTAACTGCCGCTGTGAGATCAGCAAGAGCCTGTGCTGCCGGAACCTGGCAGTTGAGAAGGCCGTCAGTGAGCTGCCCACAGACTGCTCCTTCTGCCTAAAGCAGTTTCCCCGCTCTAGCCTAGAGCGCCACCAAAATGAGGAGTGCCAGGACAG GCCTAAGTACGTCTTGTTAGGACTAAG AGTGACACGTTGTAAGTATGTCAGGATTGGCTGCCCTTGGCAAGGGCCTTTCCATGAGCTGCCAGCCCATGAGGCAGCATGTTGCCACCCAAGCAAGAGTGGGCAAGAGTTGATGGGCATCTTGAGTGACATGGACCAGCAGCATCGTAGGGAGCTCACGCTGTACAGCTCCATCTTCAATCTGCTCTGTTTTGAGAAGATCGGCTTCACAG AGGTGCAGTTTCGGCCATACCGCACGGATGATTTCATCACACGTCTATATTATGAGACGCCAAGATTTACTGTGCTCAATCAGACATGGGTACTGAAGGCACGGGTCAATGACTCCGAGCGCAACCCCAACCTGTCCTGTAAGCGCACACTCTCCTTCCAGCTTATCCTCAAGAGCAAGGTCAACGCTACACTGGAGTGTCACTTCCTGCTGCTGAAGGGGCCCTATGATGATGTGAAGATCCAGCCAGTTATCCAGCACCACGTCTTCTCCAATGATGCCAATGAGACTGAATATGCCCCCCTACCGATTACCGACTCTGTGGAGTGCAACAAGCTACTGGCTGCCAAGAACATCAACTTGCGTCTTTTTATCTTCCAGATCCAGAAATGA
- the dclk3 gene encoding serine/threonine-protein kinase DCLK3 has protein sequence MRFDSFAVPGYNGYWRAVSPSGLAPNCPDKGGAHAQTKCVLLTPLAPSVIGGCANKVSGHHGQHTRTGGCAGRRNGFHTRHAEGSPVRPHLVTIIKPNEDDAIRKISLLLNRRAVVSFEQLISDVSEALGYPSWNNDRVRHLFTPAGQAVSSLSQFFQVDNAFLALGRTRPSLASLQVALEELYPGCQEYCNELVKRWQRSMRPKASKADSGFHDDSEKADSSPSSIQTIKPSANNLQPIRERQEHKERHLDEEHKRDRERKLRRRKEKMEESYLKPHSNVDHRLHMLPGRQGEQRTQGCKRTGNKYTHTQSGLLPDVAAAQDHRSVPLQSNGPGSTQIMKSQEVLSQEAARQAEQDMPELPDGEEVTQTDIERCYDIGRVVGDGNFAVVRVCVERRTGHTWAVKVVDKAKLQGRDHMIHNEVSLLASLRHPKVVHLLRCHHTNTHVYLIMELASEGDLFDAIVTSVKFSEVCAAGMLKDISDALQFIHSRSIVHRDIKPENLLVHRHDDAVTLKLADFGLALVVTEPLYTICGTPTYVAPEILAETGYGVAVDVWAMGVILYILLCGFPPFRSTERNQVELFKLIRAGDLHFLSPYWDKISEGVKDLIRGLLRVDPKGRLTAQQTMQHSWVRSRGRSHGINHHTQHRPQMAITDTSPPLTTLDYRLPQIHTAHRDYIRSAKTKEAIVHQTSRNKLSEDEDRAVRTREASVDQTNKLDSVCRLGGNKETNSETSGDLKSRGT, from the exons ATGAGATTTGACTCTTTCGCAGTGCCTGGCTACAACGGTTACTGGAGAGCAGTTTCTCCAA gtGGCCTGGCCCCAAACTGTCCTGACAAAGGTGGAGCTCACGCCCAAACTAAGTGTGTGTTGCTTACACCTCTGGCCCCATCTGTAATAGGGGGGTGTGCCAACAAGGTCAGTGGCCACCATGGACAGCACACTAGGACTGGTGGGTGTGCAGGCAGGCGAAATGGTTTCCATACAAGGCATGCTGAAGGCTCTCCAGTGCGCCCCCACCTGGTAACCATAATTAAGCCAAATGAGGATGACGCCATCAGGAAGATCTCACTGCTTCTTAATCGCCGGGCTGTGGTTTCATTTGAACAGCTGATAAGTGATGTGTCTGAGGCTTTGGGATACCCGTCCTGGAATAATGATCGTGTGCGGCACCTGTTCACCCCGGCTGGACAGGCGGTCAGTAGCCTTTCTCAGTTTTTTCAAGTAGATAATGCGTTTTTGGCACTGGGGCGGACGCGCCCGTCTCTCGCCAGCCTGCAGGTGGCGCTGGAGGAACTCTACCCAGGTTGCCAGGAGTACTGTAATGAGCTTGTGAAACGGTGGCAGCGGAGCATGAGGCCCAAAGCCAGCAAGGCTGATAGTGGCTTCCATGATGACAGTGAAAAAGCAGATAGCTCCCCGAGCAGCATTCAGACAATCAAACCTTCTGCTAACAACCTCCAACCAATAAGGGAACGACAGGAGCATAAGGAAAGACATTTAGATGAAGAgcacaagagagacagagagagaaagttgaggaggagaaaagaaaagatggaGGAGTCCTATCTCAAACCACACTCTAATGTTGACCACCGGCTCCACATGTTGCCTGGGCGGCAAGGTGAACAAAGAACACAGGGCTGCAAACGTACaggaaataaatacacacatacacaatcaggTTTACTCCCAGATGTTGCTGCCGCTCAGGATCATAGGTCTGTCCCCCTGCAGTCAAATGGGCCCGGATCTACACAGATAATGAAATCACAGGAAGTACTATCACAGGAAGCAGCCAGGCAGGCTGAGCAGGATATGCCTGAGCTACCagatggagaggaggttacACAGACGGACATTGAGCGTTGTTATGACATTGGACGGGTGGTTGGTGATGGGAACTTTgcggtggtgcgtgtgtgtgtggagcgtcgGACAGGACACACCTGGGCCGTGAAAGTGGTGGACAAAGCCAAGCTGCAGGGCCGTGACCACATGATCCACAATGAGGTTTCCCTATTGGCCAGCCTGAGGCACCCAAAGGTGGTGCATTTGCTTCGCTGccaccacacaaacacccacgtCTACTTGATAATGGAATTGGCCTCTGAGGGTGATCTGTTTGATGCCATAGTGACCAGTGTGAAATTCAGTGAGGTCTGTGCAGCTGGCATGCTTAAGGACATCAGCGATGCCCTCCAGTTCATTCACAGCAGGAGCATTGTACACAGAGACATCAAGCCAGAAAACCTgctg GTCCATCGGCATGATGATGCTGTCACTCTGAAGTTGGCTGATTTTGGGCTGGCTCTGGTGGTTACTGAGCCCCTATATACAATTTGTGGAACTCCCACATACGTGGCCCCAGAGATTCTGGCAGAGACAG GCTATGGTGTAGCGGTGGACGTGTGGGCGATGGGAGTGATTCTGTACATCCTGCTATGTGGATTCCCTCCTTTTCGCAGTACAGAACGCAATCAAGTGGAGCTCTTTAAGCTTATCCGTGCTGGTGACCTTCACTTCCTGTCTCCATACTGGGACAAGATCTCTGAGG gtgttaaGGACTTGATTCGAGGTCTACTTCGGGTTGACCCAAAAGGTCGTCTGACAGCACAACAGACTATGCAGCATAGCTGGGTCAGGAGCCGTGGAAGAAGTCATGGAATAAACCACCACACGCAACACAGACCACAAATGGCAATCACAGACACCAGTCCTCCACTGACTACTCTGGACTATAGACTACCACAGATCCACACAGCACATAGAGACTACATCAGATCAGCAAAGACAAAAGAGGCTATTGTACACCAGACCAGCAGAAACAAATTGTCAGAAGATGAGGACAGAGCTGTGCGGACGAGAGAGGCCAGCGTGGACCAGACAAACAAGCTTGACTCAGTATGTAGACTAGGTGGAAACAAAGAAACCAACTCAGAGACAAGTGGAGATCTGAAGTCAAGAGGGACATAA
- the fundc2 gene encoding FUN14 domain-containing protein 2, which produces MADMKKEVDETLDELTDYVKKQRWWNRVFGKNNSRPLADKYTVGTQIAIGGVTGWCAGFLFQKVGKLAASAVGGGFLLLQIANHTGYISVDWKRVERDVNKAKKQLKLNVDKPSREVKTKVQEVQIFVQNNIILMGGFAGGFLIGLAS; this is translated from the exons ATGGCTGATATGAAGAAAG AGGTTGATGAAACCCTTGACGAGCTGACCGACTATGTCAAGAAGCAGCGATGGTGGAATCGGGTGTTTGGCAAAAACAATTCAAGGCCCTTGGCTGACAAGTACACAGTTGGTACACAAATTGCAATTGGAGGAGTGACTGGCTG gTGTGCTGGTTTTCTGTTTCAGAAAGTTGGAAAGCTAGCCGCTTCAGCTGTTGGTGGAGGATTCTTGTTGCTTCAG ATTGCCAATCACACAGGGTATATCAGTGTGGACTGGAAGAGAGTGGAACGGGATGTCAACAAAGCCAAGAAGCAGCTAAAGCTCAATGTGGACAAGCCGTCAAGAGAGGTCAAGACAAAGGTGCAAGAG GTTCAGATCTTTGTGCAGAACAACATTATCCTGATGGGCGGATTTGCTGGAGGATTTCTGATTGGACTGGCATCGTAG
- the cyhr1 gene encoding cysteine and histidine-rich protein 1 isoform X2 has protein sequence MASLEDRGDMGVAAASGSSGGGHVAGAMGGGLEAGPGGAGLPGIQEEPGLRREASSTDADPEAPRKKRIRLQEGESGKLEERLYSVLCCTVCLDLPKASVYQCTNGHLMCAGCFIHLLADARLKEEQATCPNCRCEISKSLCCRNLAVEKAVSELPTDCSFCLKQFPRSSLERHQNEECQDRVTRCKYVRIGCPWQGPFHELPAHEAACCHPSKSGQELMGILSDMDQQHRRELTLYSSIFNLLCFEKIGFTEVQFRPYRTDDFITRLYYETPRFTVLNQTWVLKARVNDSERNPNLSCKRTLSFQLILKSKVNATLECHFLLLKGPYDDVKIQPVIQHHVFSNDANETEYAPLPITDSVECNKLLAAKNINLRLFIFQIQK, from the exons ATGGCTTCGTTAGAGGACCGTGGGGATATGGGGGTTGCAGCTGCCTCGGGTTCCTCCGGTGGGGGGCACGTAGCCGGGGCCATGGGAGGAGGCCTGGAGGCCGGACCAGGGGGCGCTGGACTGCCAGGGATTCAAGAGGAGCCAGGGCTGCGAAGAGAGGCCTCCAGTACAGACGCCGACCCAGAGGCACCTCGGAAGAAGCGCATTCGACTTCAGGAAGGCGAGTCTGGAAAGCTCGAGGAGCGGTTGTACTCAGTGCTCTGTTGCACTGTATGCCTAGACCTGCCAAAGGCATCGGTTTATCAG TGTACGAATGGGCATTTGATGTGTGCAGGTTGTTTTATCCACCTGCTTGCTGATGCACGTCTAAAGGAGGAGCAGGCTACCTGCCCTAACTGCCGCTGTGAGATCAGCAAGAGCCTGTGCTGCCGGAACCTGGCAGTTGAGAAGGCCGTCAGTGAGCTGCCCACAGACTGCTCCTTCTGCCTAAAGCAGTTTCCCCGCTCTAGCCTAGAGCGCCACCAAAATGAGGAGTGCCAGGACAG AGTGACACGTTGTAAGTATGTCAGGATTGGCTGCCCTTGGCAAGGGCCTTTCCATGAGCTGCCAGCCCATGAGGCAGCATGTTGCCACCCAAGCAAGAGTGGGCAAGAGTTGATGGGCATCTTGAGTGACATGGACCAGCAGCATCGTAGGGAGCTCACGCTGTACAGCTCCATCTTCAATCTGCTCTGTTTTGAGAAGATCGGCTTCACAG AGGTGCAGTTTCGGCCATACCGCACGGATGATTTCATCACACGTCTATATTATGAGACGCCAAGATTTACTGTGCTCAATCAGACATGGGTACTGAAGGCACGGGTCAATGACTCCGAGCGCAACCCCAACCTGTCCTGTAAGCGCACACTCTCCTTCCAGCTTATCCTCAAGAGCAAGGTCAACGCTACACTGGAGTGTCACTTCCTGCTGCTGAAGGGGCCCTATGATGATGTGAAGATCCAGCCAGTTATCCAGCACCACGTCTTCTCCAATGATGCCAATGAGACTGAATATGCCCCCCTACCGATTACCGACTCTGTGGAGTGCAACAAGCTACTGGCTGCCAAGAACATCAACTTGCGTCTTTTTATCTTCCAGATCCAGAAATGA
- the rnf121 gene encoding RING finger protein 121 isoform X1 has protein sequence MAGVFEVEVDGVEHNHDHGHHAEEAVQIDISQLSPEEKWRLEHARMHAKHKGHEAMHAEMVLILIVTLVIAQLVLVQWKQRHPKSYNMITLFQMWIVPLYFTTKLHWWRFLITWFIFSMVTAFVTFRATRKPLTCTTPRLVYKWFLLLYKISYTTGIIGYIVIMFTLFGLNLLFRIKPEDAMDFGVSLLFYGLYYGVLGRDFAEMCADFMASTIGYYTTSGMPTKSLSDNICAVCGQPILVDVSEEGIIENTYRLSCNHVFHEFCIRGWCIVGKKQTCPYCKEKVDLKRMFSNPWERPHVMYGQLLDWLRYLVAWQPVIIGLVQAINYFLGLE, from the exons CAGATTGATATTTCCCAGCTCTCACCGGAGGAGAAATGGAG GTTAGAGCATGCCAGGATGCATGCCAAGCATAAGGGCCACGAGGCAATGCATGCTGAAATGGTTCTCATCCTTATTGTCACACTTGTCATCGCTCAGCTCGTGCTGGTACAGTGGAAGCAGAGACACCCAAAATCGTACAAC ATGATAACATTATTCCAGATGTGGATAGTACCACTGTACTTCACCACTAAATTGCACTGGTGGCGATTTCTTATAACTTGGTTCATCTTCTCTATGGTGACTGCTTTTGTTACCTTCCGTGCCACACGAAAGCCACTGACATGTACCACTCCAAG GCTGGTATATAAATGGTTCCTCTTGCTGTACAAGATCAGCTACACCACAGGGATCATTGGATACATTGTCATCATGTTTACCCTTTTTGGCCTTAACCTGCTTTTTAG GATAAAGCCAGAAGATGCTATGGACTTTGGTGTGTCTTTGCTCTTTTATGGTCTTTACTACGGTGTCCTCGGCCGTGACTTTGCAGAGATGTGTGCTGACTTCATGGCTTCAACCATAGGG TACTATACAACATCTGGGATGCCTACCAAAAGCCTGTCAGACAACATTTGTGCTGTTTGTGGCCAGCCAATTCTGGTGGATGTCAGTGAGGAGGGCATCATTGAAAATACCTACAGATTGTCCTGCAACCATGT ATTCCATGAATTCTGCATTAGGGGCTGGTGCATTGTGGGGAAGAAACAGACCTGCCCATACTGCAAAGAGAAGGTGGACCTGAAAAGAATGTTCAGCAACCC ATGGGAAAGACCGCATGTTATGTATGGACAACTGTTGGACTGGCTTCGCTATCTGGTTGCTTGGCAACCAGTAATAATTGGACTAGTGCAAGCAATTAACTACTTTTTAGGACTGGAATGA